A portion of the Edaphobacter lichenicola genome contains these proteins:
- a CDS encoding sensor histidine kinase, whose amino-acid sequence MPPTDSKLILITLLIELGVAAAVSSSLARSQRFKNLLLLSRRTPRQTAWLVIIICVPLTLGVWVRTTVPNFLAADLSFETTILLGILVGPLAAMAGGAVLAIPAVLHHEYWALPVNLAIAAISGAFGRFADPEDVWSFSPMIDLSIYRWVTRNLRRPQLDQQILLLLLVSTMQLGTSMLGRFYPRHFFELYSNEWWVQLLICATAPIVVGIPLKIWNAIRVERKLEEQGRLLLEARLDALQRQINPHFLFNTLNSITSLVRSKPELAREMIIKLANILRVLLKDREAFLPLSEELQFTDDYLDIEVVRFGDKLKVVKEIAENTLHIVVPGMLLQPLIENSIKHGLEPRISGGTVTLRSRITDQGRLMVEVEDDGVGMAPERDEASATSGLVRSGTGIGVRNVRERMQVLYGDLATVEINSRPGRGTKVTMLMPILDAGAETWGPIGGAAGQAIGHLVGDAVRAMTRS is encoded by the coding sequence GTGCCCCCGACCGACTCCAAGCTGATTCTGATTACGCTGCTGATCGAGCTAGGCGTTGCGGCAGCGGTCTCCAGTTCGCTCGCACGCTCGCAGCGCTTCAAAAACCTCCTGCTACTGTCGCGTCGAACCCCGAGACAGACCGCCTGGCTGGTGATCATCATCTGCGTGCCGCTGACGCTGGGCGTCTGGGTCAGGACGACGGTGCCGAACTTCCTTGCGGCGGACCTATCCTTCGAAACCACCATCTTGCTAGGCATTCTGGTGGGTCCACTGGCCGCAATGGCGGGCGGAGCGGTGTTGGCAATTCCAGCCGTGCTGCATCACGAATACTGGGCACTGCCGGTTAATCTGGCGATCGCGGCCATCTCCGGAGCCTTCGGGCGCTTTGCTGACCCTGAGGATGTCTGGTCGTTCTCGCCGATGATCGATCTCAGCATCTATCGCTGGGTGACGCGAAATCTGCGAAGGCCGCAGCTGGATCAGCAGATCCTGCTATTGCTTCTGGTCTCGACGATGCAGCTCGGCACAAGCATGCTCGGAAGATTTTACCCGCGGCACTTTTTTGAGTTGTACTCCAACGAATGGTGGGTGCAGTTGTTGATCTGCGCAACCGCACCAATCGTAGTTGGAATTCCGTTGAAGATCTGGAACGCGATCCGCGTCGAACGCAAGCTTGAAGAGCAGGGACGGCTCCTGCTGGAAGCGCGTCTGGATGCTCTGCAGCGGCAGATTAATCCTCATTTTCTGTTCAATACCCTGAACTCGATCACGTCACTCGTTCGATCCAAGCCGGAGCTGGCGCGCGAGATGATTATCAAGCTGGCGAATATCCTGCGCGTGTTGCTGAAGGACCGCGAAGCCTTCCTTCCGCTCAGTGAGGAGCTGCAGTTCACCGACGACTACCTGGATATCGAGGTGGTGCGATTCGGCGACAAGCTGAAGGTCGTGAAGGAGATCGCGGAGAATACCCTGCATATCGTCGTGCCAGGAATGTTGCTGCAGCCGCTGATCGAAAACAGCATCAAGCATGGGCTCGAGCCGCGAATCAGCGGCGGCACTGTGACATTGCGGAGCCGCATCACGGACCAGGGCCGCCTCATGGTTGAGGTCGAGGACGACGGCGTTGGAATGGCTCCGGAGCGAGATGAAGCATCGGCGACGAGCGGGCTGGTGAGGTCAGGAACCGGCATCGGAGTCCGAAACGTTCGCGAGAGGATGCAGGTGCTCTATGGCGATCTTGCAACGGTTGAGATCAACAGCCGTCCGGGTCGCGGGACGAAGGTGACGATGCTGATGCCGATACTTGACGCGGGGGCCGAGACATGGGGACCGATCGGCGGCGCGGCCGGTCAGGCCATCGGTCACTTGGTCGGAGATGCCGTACGAGCGATGACGCGGTCGTAG
- the bshA gene encoding N-acetyl-alpha-D-glucosaminyl L-malate synthase BshA, whose protein sequence is MKIGITCYPTYGGSGVVATELGIELAARGHEIHFITYSQPFRLSGRESNIHFHEVVASNYPLFEHPPYDLALATRMAEVAEFYSLDLLHVHYAIPHSVSALLARQMLATHGVHLPFITTLHGTDITLVGLDRSYLPITKFGIEQSDGVTSISSYLRDRTREAFAVTSEIEVIRNFVNCDVYFRNPDLVAAMRPRFAEANERLLVHLSNFRPVKRIQDVVEVFARVAKAIPARLMLIGDGPDRSVAEYLARQHNIQDRVHFIGKQDNVNELLPLADLMLMPSEMESFGLAALEAMACSVPTIGTRVGGVSELIHDGHNGLLFNVGDIESMSAAAIALLRNQPRLEAMAQAGRKTAQDHFCASRVIPLYEDYYDRVIARTASPTK, encoded by the coding sequence ATGAAGATCGGCATCACCTGTTATCCCACGTATGGCGGCAGCGGAGTTGTCGCCACGGAGCTTGGAATTGAACTCGCGGCGCGCGGGCACGAGATTCATTTCATCACCTACTCGCAGCCCTTCCGTCTCAGCGGCCGCGAGTCCAACATTCACTTTCATGAGGTCGTCGCCTCGAACTATCCACTGTTCGAACACCCGCCATACGATCTCGCGCTTGCGACTCGCATGGCCGAGGTTGCCGAGTTCTACTCGCTCGATCTGCTGCATGTTCATTATGCGATCCCTCATTCTGTCAGCGCGCTGCTGGCGCGCCAGATGCTCGCCACCCACGGAGTGCATCTGCCATTCATCACCACACTTCACGGCACTGACATTACTCTGGTTGGCCTCGATCGCTCGTACCTGCCAATTACGAAGTTCGGCATTGAGCAGTCCGATGGCGTGACCAGCATCTCCAGCTACCTACGCGACCGGACCCGCGAGGCCTTCGCCGTAACTTCTGAAATTGAGGTCATTCGCAACTTTGTGAACTGCGACGTCTACTTCCGCAATCCCGATCTGGTCGCGGCGATGCGTCCGCGTTTCGCCGAAGCGAATGAGCGGCTCCTTGTGCACCTCTCGAACTTTCGCCCAGTCAAACGCATTCAAGACGTGGTTGAGGTCTTTGCCCGTGTCGCCAAGGCAATACCGGCTCGTCTGATGCTCATCGGCGACGGCCCTGATCGCAGTGTGGCCGAATACCTCGCGCGCCAGCACAACATTCAGGATCGCGTCCACTTTATTGGGAAGCAGGACAACGTGAACGAGCTTCTTCCGCTCGCTGACCTGATGCTGATGCCCAGCGAGATGGAGTCATTCGGCCTGGCCGCGCTCGAAGCGATGGCGTGCAGTGTGCCGACGATCGGAACCCGCGTCGGCGGCGTCTCCGAGTTGATTCACGATGGCCACAACGGCCTTCTCTTCAACGTAGGCGATATCGAGTCCATGTCCGCAGCTGCCATCGCGCTGTTGCGTAATCAGCCTCGTCTTGAAGCGATGGCTCAAGCTGGCCGGAAGACAGCGCAGGATCACTTCTGCGCGTCTCGTGTGATTCCGCTCTACGAGGACTACTACGACCGCGTCATCGCTCGTACGGCATCTCCGACCAAGTGA
- a CDS encoding ChbG/HpnK family deacetylase, whose translation MPSRLIINADDFGLTHGVNRAIAELHEAKVLTSTTLMATGAAFDDAVRIALAHPTLGVGCHVVLTDGIPASPPQNIPTLLGPDGRSFRPSLLDFIQALLRGKISQDDIEREALAQIQKLQSAGINITHLDTHKHTHLFPAVTRPLLQVAERCSIGAIRQPFEQSWSLGLGHGGMIRRLQVHAVSRLQRGFENLSQIRNAHVLTTDGTIGISATGNLYNKTLREILHALPTEGTFELCCHPGYNDSDLDQITTRLRTHRDVERTSLLAEIPAMALQRNAPQLIHYGELGAHAVVQETNQVMNES comes from the coding sequence ATGCCTTCTCGACTCATCATCAACGCGGACGATTTTGGCCTTACTCACGGTGTCAACCGTGCTATCGCAGAGCTTCATGAGGCGAAGGTTCTTACCTCCACCACGCTCATGGCCACAGGCGCTGCTTTTGATGACGCCGTACGCATCGCGCTCGCTCATCCAACGCTCGGTGTAGGTTGCCACGTTGTTCTTACTGACGGTATTCCAGCATCGCCGCCGCAAAACATCCCGACCCTTCTCGGACCTGACGGCAGGAGTTTTCGTCCCTCGTTGCTCGACTTCATTCAAGCTTTACTGCGTGGCAAGATCAGTCAGGACGACATCGAGCGCGAGGCTCTCGCTCAGATACAAAAGCTGCAGAGCGCCGGTATCAACATCACACATCTCGACACACACAAACACACTCATTTGTTTCCTGCGGTCACCCGGCCGCTTTTACAGGTCGCCGAGCGTTGCTCGATCGGTGCGATTCGACAACCGTTTGAGCAGTCATGGAGCCTCGGCCTTGGCCATGGCGGCATGATTCGCCGTCTTCAAGTCCATGCCGTTAGTCGCCTTCAGCGTGGCTTCGAGAATCTGTCACAGATCCGTAACGCACATGTCCTGACGACGGACGGAACTATCGGCATCTCTGCGACGGGAAACCTCTACAATAAAACCCTCCGCGAGATTCTCCACGCCCTGCCTACAGAGGGGACATTCGAACTCTGCTGCCATCCCGGCTATAACGACAGCGATCTCGATCAGATCACGACGCGCCTTCGGACCCATCGTGATGTGGAGCGCACAAGTCTCCTAGCGGAGATTCCCGCAATGGCTTTGCAACGAAATGCTCCGCAACTCATCCACTATGGAGAGCTTGGTGCTCACGCGGTCGTACAAGAGACTAATCAGGTTATGAACGAGTCCTAA
- a CDS encoding beta-glucosidase has translation MSFFARFTGPTTSTFFAVAVMTASVCVAGHAQAKTDTSKMPWMNKALSPDQRADMVAQQMTLDEKIQMVHGTGWGVLRAGDPVPAKSNFAAGYMEGIERLGIPGIDLADSAVGARMAAYQARYATLLPSTLGAASSWDPDSAFLYGSVIGRELRAWGTNMSIGGGVNITREPRNGRNFEYAGEDPILAGTLTGNLEKGVLAQHVMSDIKHYALNDQETGRTVVNVLLDKKAMRESDLLAFEVSIGIAEPSAVMCSYNLVEGDHACENDYLLNEVLKKDFKFKGWVVSDWGATHSTVKSALNGLDQEMPGDENYFNAPLKKAVEGGQVPEARLNDMVHRILRSMFAAGVVDDPPIRSVVDPFRGRDDAQHIAEESIVLLKNADHILPLKSSAANSIAIIGSHADVGVLSGGGSAQVDAPGGNAANPKPGGSGWTEHVYFPSSPLKNIQAHSPQASVRYADGMDTAAAVSLAKSSAIAIVFVNQPMQEDMDAVTIALPGNQNALVDAVAAANPNTIVVIENGGPVSMPWIDHVKGVVEMWYPGIGGAQALANILFGNVNPSGKLPVTFAKDDAQLPNPVVPGLAGLPATETTQYHKVAPFDLRYTEGAKVGYKYFEATRKQPLFPFGFGLSYTTYAYSGLTVDDAQRTVHFTVRNTGPHEGTEIAQVYVSLPAAANENYKRLSAWQRVKLAPGESKEVTLPLHPLSLTVFNTDQDGWQLLAGDYIVTAGPSSSDNPLKATLHVHP, from the coding sequence ATGTCATTTTTCGCACGGTTCACGGGCCCAACCACTTCAACGTTTTTCGCAGTTGCTGTCATGACCGCATCTGTCTGCGTTGCGGGACACGCTCAGGCTAAGACAGATACCTCCAAGATGCCCTGGATGAACAAAGCTCTCTCTCCGGACCAGCGCGCCGACATGGTAGCGCAGCAGATGACGCTCGACGAAAAGATACAGATGGTTCATGGAACCGGCTGGGGTGTTCTTCGTGCGGGCGATCCGGTCCCTGCCAAATCGAACTTCGCCGCAGGCTACATGGAGGGTATCGAGCGGTTAGGCATCCCTGGCATCGATCTCGCCGACTCGGCCGTCGGTGCACGAATGGCGGCGTACCAGGCGCGCTATGCGACGTTGTTGCCTTCGACACTGGGCGCCGCATCGAGCTGGGACCCGGACTCCGCATTTCTCTATGGTTCAGTGATCGGCCGGGAGCTTCGCGCGTGGGGAACCAATATGTCCATTGGCGGAGGCGTAAACATTACTCGCGAGCCGCGCAACGGGCGCAACTTCGAGTATGCGGGGGAAGACCCGATCCTCGCCGGCACGCTGACCGGCAACCTGGAAAAAGGTGTCTTGGCTCAGCACGTGATGAGTGACATCAAACACTACGCGCTCAACGATCAGGAGACCGGGCGCACTGTCGTCAATGTGCTTCTCGACAAGAAGGCGATGCGCGAGTCGGACCTGCTTGCGTTCGAAGTTTCAATTGGTATTGCTGAGCCGTCCGCCGTGATGTGCTCATACAACCTGGTGGAGGGTGATCATGCCTGCGAAAACGACTATCTCCTCAACGAGGTTTTGAAGAAGGACTTCAAGTTCAAGGGCTGGGTGGTCTCTGATTGGGGCGCCACCCATAGCACCGTCAAGTCCGCGCTGAACGGCCTCGATCAGGAGATGCCGGGCGACGAAAACTACTTCAACGCACCACTCAAGAAGGCGGTAGAGGGCGGCCAGGTGCCGGAAGCTCGGCTCAACGACATGGTTCACCGCATTCTGCGAAGTATGTTCGCTGCCGGGGTGGTGGACGATCCGCCGATTCGCTCGGTTGTGGATCCGTTTCGTGGCCGCGACGACGCGCAGCACATCGCTGAAGAGAGCATCGTCCTACTGAAGAACGCCGATCACATTCTGCCGTTGAAGTCGTCTGCTGCAAACTCGATCGCAATCATCGGATCCCATGCTGACGTTGGTGTTCTCTCTGGCGGCGGCTCAGCTCAGGTCGATGCGCCGGGTGGAAATGCCGCGAACCCGAAGCCCGGCGGCTCCGGATGGACCGAACATGTCTACTTCCCTTCTTCGCCACTCAAGAACATCCAGGCGCACTCACCGCAGGCTTCGGTTCGCTATGCTGACGGGATGGATACTGCCGCGGCTGTGTCGCTCGCGAAGTCTTCCGCCATCGCGATCGTCTTTGTAAACCAGCCGATGCAGGAAGACATGGACGCTGTCACTATTGCGTTGCCGGGCAACCAGAACGCGCTCGTCGACGCGGTCGCCGCCGCGAATCCGAACACCATCGTTGTGATTGAGAATGGTGGCCCTGTGAGCATGCCATGGATTGATCACGTCAAAGGCGTAGTTGAGATGTGGTATCCAGGCATCGGTGGCGCGCAGGCGCTCGCGAATATTCTCTTCGGCAACGTCAACCCCTCCGGCAAGCTGCCCGTAACATTCGCGAAGGATGACGCGCAGCTACCAAACCCTGTGGTTCCCGGGCTTGCGGGTCTACCCGCGACGGAGACGACCCAATACCACAAGGTCGCGCCGTTCGACCTGCGTTACACCGAAGGCGCCAAGGTCGGTTACAAATATTTTGAGGCGACCAGAAAGCAGCCGCTCTTTCCGTTCGGATTCGGGTTGTCGTATACCACGTATGCGTACTCCGGCTTGACCGTCGATGATGCGCAACGCACCGTTCACTTCACCGTTCGCAACACAGGGCCGCACGAGGGCACCGAGATTGCTCAGGTTTACGTCTCACTGCCTGCTGCAGCAAATGAGAACTATAAACGTCTATCAGCTTGGCAGCGAGTAAAGCTGGCTCCGGGCGAGTCGAAGGAGGTCACGCTCCCGCTGCATCCGCTCTCGCTCACTGTGTTCAATACCGATCAAGACGGTTGGCAGCTGCTTGCCGGCGACTACATCGTGACGGCTGGGCCATCCTCCAGTGATAATCCGCTTAAAGCTACTCTCCACGTACATCCGTAG
- a CDS encoding VOC family protein has protein sequence MPLTPFHIAFPVDDLEAARTFYGTTLGCAEGRSSAQWIDFDLFGHQIVAHLKPGSATDKAHRNSVDGHDVPVPHFGVVLPMDVWETLAERLRRAGVAFVIEPYIRFKGEVGEQATMFFFDPAGNALEFKAFADISTLFAK, from the coding sequence GTGCCGCTGACCCCTTTTCACATTGCCTTCCCAGTCGACGATCTGGAAGCTGCTCGTACTTTTTATGGAACGACTCTGGGCTGCGCGGAGGGCCGCAGCTCCGCACAGTGGATCGACTTCGACCTCTTCGGACATCAGATCGTTGCGCACCTGAAGCCGGGCTCGGCCACCGATAAGGCTCATCGCAATTCTGTCGACGGGCACGACGTCCCCGTTCCTCACTTCGGCGTCGTGCTGCCGATGGACGTCTGGGAGACGCTGGCTGAAAGACTTCGCCGCGCGGGTGTTGCGTTTGTCATCGAACCATATATTCGATTCAAGGGAGAGGTCGGCGAACAGGCGACGATGTTCTTTTTCGATCCTGCCGGCAACGCACTCGAGTTCAAAGCATTCGCCGATATCAGTACTCTCTTTGCAAAATAA
- a CDS encoding ATP-binding protein: MSEQTQIVQNHVVEEVNSELTTLLRRVPILSSLKDDELHCLEGVREIHIDKGDILTRQGELAHFYWILLEGELRVFAKTADQHEMTLAKIDAGMAFGELALLTNVPNSGSVEATGPSHLLELDEEQFWNLMTSCPQVRKAILGNMAYRFQKLQSTTVQQEKMASLGTLAAGLMHELNNPGAAARRAASQLRENLLQMHELSQKFKERELTTEQKNCMFDLQKQALATKQPLMMNSLDQSDAEEALAEWMESANIENAWKMAPTLVSIGMNAAELERVRNDFDGPLLGQALSWLDALVSSMQLVATIEESIGRVTDLVQAVKSYAYEGKGQRQTIDINNSIHATLIILGHKLREKEIVLEKSFAADLPPLHSECTGLNQIWTNLLDNAIDAVPQHGRISVHTWAEQSTADPKNPHTDLCISVSDNGSGIPLESQEHIFDPFYTTKPVGVGTGIGLGIVQRIVEQYNGVIRFSSEPGNTKFVVRLPTDSE, encoded by the coding sequence ATGAGCGAACAAACCCAAATCGTCCAAAACCACGTTGTTGAAGAGGTCAACTCGGAGCTGACTACGCTACTGCGCAGGGTTCCGATTCTGTCATCGTTGAAAGATGATGAGCTGCACTGTCTGGAAGGCGTGCGGGAGATCCACATCGACAAGGGCGACATCCTCACACGCCAGGGCGAACTAGCACATTTTTACTGGATTCTGCTGGAAGGCGAGCTTCGTGTCTTTGCGAAGACGGCCGACCAACACGAGATGACCCTGGCCAAGATCGACGCGGGGATGGCTTTCGGCGAGCTGGCTTTGCTGACCAACGTCCCGAACAGCGGAAGTGTTGAGGCGACCGGACCGAGCCACCTGCTTGAGCTTGATGAGGAGCAGTTCTGGAATCTGATGACCAGTTGCCCGCAGGTTCGTAAGGCGATCCTCGGAAATATGGCGTATCGGTTTCAAAAATTGCAGAGCACGACAGTACAACAGGAGAAGATGGCGTCTCTGGGCACGCTGGCTGCGGGCCTGATGCATGAGCTGAACAACCCGGGTGCCGCTGCTCGTCGCGCAGCTTCGCAGTTGCGAGAAAACCTTCTCCAGATGCACGAACTCTCTCAGAAGTTTAAAGAGCGGGAGCTGACCACAGAGCAGAAGAACTGCATGTTCGATCTGCAGAAGCAGGCGCTTGCGACGAAACAGCCGTTGATGATGAACTCACTGGACCAGAGCGACGCTGAGGAGGCTTTGGCCGAATGGATGGAGTCGGCCAACATCGAAAATGCCTGGAAGATGGCACCTACGCTGGTTTCAATCGGCATGAATGCTGCAGAGCTGGAACGTGTCCGCAACGACTTCGATGGACCTTTGTTGGGACAAGCGTTGAGTTGGCTGGATGCGCTGGTTTCAAGTATGCAGCTGGTCGCCACGATTGAAGAGAGCATCGGCCGGGTCACAGACCTGGTGCAGGCTGTCAAATCGTATGCGTACGAAGGCAAAGGGCAGCGGCAGACGATCGATATCAACAACAGCATTCATGCGACGCTGATCATCCTTGGCCACAAGTTGCGTGAGAAAGAGATTGTGTTGGAGAAGAGCTTCGCGGCTGACCTTCCTCCTCTCCACAGCGAATGCACTGGACTGAACCAGATCTGGACGAACCTTCTGGATAACGCGATTGACGCAGTTCCACAGCACGGACGTATCAGCGTGCATACGTGGGCGGAGCAATCGACCGCCGATCCGAAGAATCCGCATACGGATCTTTGCATTAGCGTAAGTGATAATGGCAGCGGTATCCCATTAGAGAGCCAGGAACACATCTTCGATCCGTTTTATACGACGAAGCCTGTTGGTGTTGGGACAGGTATTGGTCTAGGGATCGTTCAGCGCATCGTCGAGCAGTACAACGGCGTCATTCGGTTCAGCTCAGAACCCGGAAACACAAAGTTTGTCGTTCGCCTGCCGACCGACAGCGAATAA